The following are encoded together in the Fundulus heteroclitus isolate FHET01 chromosome 19, MU-UCD_Fhet_4.1, whole genome shotgun sequence genome:
- the timm9 gene encoding mitochondrial import inner membrane translocase subunit Tim9, which yields MAVQVTESDQIKQFKEFLGTYNKVTENCFMDCVKDFTTRDVKPEESSCSESCLQKYLKMTQRISMRFQEYHIQQNEALAAKAGLLGQPR from the exons ATGGCCGTCCAAGTGACTGAGTCTGACCAGATCAAACAG TTCAAGGAGTTTTTGGGGACATACAACAAAGTGACCGAGAACTGCTTCATGGACTGTGTCAAAGATTTCACCACGAGAGATGTGAAGCCTGAGGAG TCAAGCTGCTCGGAGTCCTGCCTGCAGAAGTATCTAAAGATGACTCAGCGGATCTCCATGCGCTTCCAGGAGTATCACATTCAGCAGAACGAAGCTCTTGCTGCTAAGGCTGGACTGCTGGGACAGCCTCGCTGA